A genomic window from Pungitius pungitius chromosome 12, fPunPun2.1, whole genome shotgun sequence includes:
- the pold1 gene encoding DNA polymerase delta catalytic subunit — MEFKRRNGGPLKVGATQAKRGKANDDWEDSPSRFEEELSMFEEADMETEEMEGQAGHDVIPVGDLFSADLNPRWRRPPAPSLDPSSDKLVFQQIDLDYYLGATVAGMPGQVQGNVPIIRMFGVTDSGNSVCCHVHGFAPYFYVQAPSGFTSDALGDFKRELNSAVLKDMRSNKDNISVTVLAVDITRKENMYGYHGKRMLDFLRITMAMPRLIAPAKRLLEQGFKFGAFPMQGYQSYEANIDFEIRFMVDSDVVGCCWIELPKSKYRVREEKSMGATDSLYPGKVSLCQYEVDVGWTDLISHPAEDEWQRIAPLRVLSFDIECAGRKGIFPEADKDPVIQIASMVQRQGEKEPFIRTVFTLQSCASIVGSQILCFTQETQLLQSWAEFLRTVDPDIITGYNIQNFDFPYLLNRAAALKVNLFPYLGRVRVMKSVLRDLNFQSKQMGRRENKIINMEGRVQFDLLQILLRDYKLRSYTLNAVSFHFLQEQKEDVQHSIITDLQNGNEQTRRRLAVYCLKDAYLPLRLLQKLMCVINYMEMARVTGVPLTYLLSRGQQIKVVSQLLRQAMKQDLVMPVVRPEGGEDYTGATVIEPEKGYYSVPIATLDFSSLYPSIMMAHNLCYTTLLQKGSPERQSLSPEDFIKTPTGDMFVKSSVRKGLLPEILENLLSARKRAKTELKKETDPFKRQVLDGRQLALKISANSVYGFTGAQVGKLPCLEISQSVTGFGRQMIEQTKQLVESKYTISNGYQGDAKVIYGDTDSVMVKLGVATVREAMDVGKEAAEWISSHFTPPIKLEFEKVYYPYLLINKKRYAGLYFSGSADTHEKMDCKGIETVRRDNCPLVANLINTCLQRILIDRDPQGAVAHAKEVISDLLCNRIDISQLVITKELTRTAQEYAGKQAHVELAERMKKRDAGSAPNLGDRVPYVIIKAAKGVAAYMKSEDPIFVLENTIPIDTQYYLEQQLSKPLLRIFEPILGETKAENVLLKGDHTRCKTVLTSKVGGLMAFAQKRSTCIGCKAVLKTEGAVCDFCKRKESELYQKEIFHLNTLEERFSRLWTQCQRCQGSLHEDVLCTSRDCPIFYMRKKVQKDLDDQSTLVNRFGW; from the exons ATGGAGTTTAAACGACGCAATGGTGGCCCTCTTAAGGTTGGTGCAACCCAGGCCAAACGGGGCAAAGCAAACGATGACTGGGAAGACAGTCCATCGCGTTTTGAAGAGGAATTGTCCATGTTTGAAGAAGCCGACATGGAGACCGAGGAGATGGAGGGGCAGGCAGGCCATGACGTTATTCCTGTAG GTGACCTCTTCTCGGCTGACCTTAACCCTCGTTGGAGGCGGCCTCCCGCCCCCTCACTGGACCCATCATCGGATAAATTGGTGTTTCAGCAGATTGATCTCGACTATTATTTAG GTGCAACGGTGGCTGGGATGCCTGGCCAGGTACAGGGAAATGTCCCAATCATTCGTATGTTTGGGGTGACGGACAGCGGCAACAGTGTGTGTTGCCACGTTCACGGCTTTGCCCCTTATTTCTATGTTCAGGCACCAAGTG GTTTCACATCTGATGCCCTGGGTGACTTTAAAAGAGAGTTGAACTCTGCCGTCCTAAAGGACATGCGATCCAATAAGGACAACATCTCGGTCACAGTGTTGGCTGTAGACATCACCCGCAAAGAGA ACATGTACGGTTACCATGGGAAACGCATGCTGGACTTTTTGCGGATAACCATGGCGATGCCTCGTCTCATCGCTCCAGCAAAGAGATTACTGGAGCAGGGCTTCAAATTTGGAGCGTTCCCAATGCAGGGGTACCAATCGTATGAGGCCAACATCGATTTTGAgataag GTTTATGGTGGACAGTGATGTGGTCGGATGCTGCTGGATTGAACTTCCCAAAAGCAAGTACAGAGTGCGTGAAGAGAAGAGCATGGGGGCCACAGATTCTTTGTACCCAGGCAAG GTGTCCTTGTGTCAGTACGAAGTGGATGTGGGATGGACAGATTTGATAAGTCATCCTGCAGAGGATGAGTGGCAGAGGATCGCCCCACTCAGGGTGCTCAGCTTTGACATTGAGTGTGCAGGAAGAAAAG GAATCTTCCCAGAAGCTGACAAAGACCCTGTGATTCAGATCGCGTCGATGGTGCAGCGGCAGGGTGAAAAGGAGCCCTTCATCCGCACCGTGTTCACCCTCCAGTCCTGTGCCAGCATCGTGGGCTCACAGATACTGTGCttcacacaggagacacagctCCTGCAG AGCTGGGCGGAGTTTTTGAGGACTGTCGACCCGGACATCATCACTGGATACAACATCCAAAACTTTGACTTCCCCTACTTGCTCAACAGGGCAGCTGCTTTGAAG GTAAATCTCTTTCCCTACCTCGGCCGAGTGCGAGTCATGAAGTCAGTCTTGCGAGACCTAAACTTCCAGAGCAAGCAGATGGGCCGCAGAGAGAACAAGATCATTAACATGGAGGGCCGGGTTCAGTTTGATCTACTGCAG ATTCTTCTCAGGGACTATAAACTGCGCTCATACACACTGAACGCCGTGAGTTTCCACTTCCTGCAAGAACAGAAGGAAGATGTGCAGCACTCCATCATCACCGATCTGCAG AACGGAAACGAACAGACTCGTCGGCGTTTGGCCGTCTACTGCCTCAAAGACGCCTACCTCCCACTGCGCTTGCTGCAGAAGCTGATGTGTGTGATCAACTACATGGAGATGGCCAGAGTGACCGGTGTGCCCCTCACCTACCTGCTGTCGAGAGGGCAGCAGATCAAAGTTGTGTCTCAGCTTTTACGACAG GCCATGAAACAAGACCTGGTCATGCCTGTTGTAAGGCCAGAAGGAGGGGAAGACTACACTGGAGCAACTGTCATTGAGCCAGAGAAAGG GTATTACAGCGTACCTATTGCCACCCTGGATTTCTCTTCCTTGTATCCTTCCATCATGATGGCTCACAATCTGTGCTACACCACCCTGCTGCAGAAAGGCTCACCGGAGAGACAGAG CCTCTCACCAGAGGACTTCATCAAGACTCCAACTGGCGATATGTTTGTGAAGAGCTCTGTAAGAAAAGGACTTCTGCCTGAGATCCTGGAGAACCTGCTGTCTGCCAGGAAGAG GGCCAAAACGGAGCTAAAGAAGGAGACCGACCCTTTCAAGAGGCAGGTGCTGGACGGACGGCAGCTGGCCCTCAAAATCAGCGCGAACTCTGTGTACGGCTTCACAGGTGCTCAGGTGGGCAAGCTGCCCTGCTTGGAGATCTCACAG AGTGTCACAGGTTTTGGAAGACAGATGATTGAGCAAACCAAACAACTGGTAGAGTCCAAGTACACAATTTCCAATGGTTACCAAGGTGACGCCAAG GTTATTTATGGGGACACCGATTCCGTCATGGTTAAGCTTGGAGTTGCCACCGTGAgggaggcaatggatgtgggcAAGGAGGCAGCAGAGTGGATATCGTCCCACTTCACGCCGCCCATCAAACTGGAGTTTGAGAAG GTGTATTACCCTTACCTGCTGATCAACAAGAAGCGTTACGCGGGCCTCTATTTCTCTGGCAGCGCCGACACTCACGAGAAGATGGACTGTAAAGGCATCGAAACTGTCCGCAGAGACAATTGCCCTCTGGTGGCAAACCTCATCAACACTTGTCTGCAGAGAATCCTCATAGACAG GGATCCGCAGGGCGCCGTGGCTCACGCTAAAGAAGTGATCTCTGACTTGCTGTGCAACCGCATTGACATCAGTCAGCTCGTCATCACCAAGGAGCTGACGCGCACCGCGCAGGAGTACGCCGGCAAACAGGCGCACGTGGAGCTGGCTGAGAG GATGAAGAAAAGAGACGCTGGCAGCGCCCCAAACCTCGGAGACCGAGTTCCATACGTCATCATTAAGGCTGCAAAGGGAGTAGCGGCATACATGAAGTCAGAG GACCCGATCTTTGTGCTGGAGAACACGATTCCCATCGACACACAATACtacctggagcagcagctgtCCAAGCCCCTGCTGAGAATATTTGAGCCCATCCTGGGAGAGACTAAGGCCGAGAACGTCCTGCTCA AGGGCGACCACACGCGCTGTAAGACTGTGTTGACCTCGAAGGTCGGGGGCCTGATGGCATTTGCTCAAAAGAGAAGCACCTGTATCGGCTGCAAAGCTGTACTCAAGACGGAAG GGGCGGTGTGCGATttctgtaagaggaaggagTCTGAACTCTATCAAAAAGAG ATCTTTCACCTGAACACACTGGAGGAGCGTTTCTCCCGCCTGTGGACTCAGTGTCAGCGTTGTCAGGGCTCCCTACACGAGGACGTGCTCTGTACCAG TCGGGATTGTCCCATCTTTTACATGAGGAAGAAGGTTCAGAAAGATCTGGATGACCAGAGCACCCTGGTGAATCGTTTTGGATGGTGA
- the gys1 gene encoding glycogen [starch] synthase, muscle translates to MPLARSLSVTSLSGMEDWDEEFDLEDAVLFEIAWEVANKVGGIYTVIQTKARLTAEEWGENYFLVGPYVESNVRTQVELIEPTNPVLKRTIDKMNSSGCKVYFGRWLIEGSPYVVLIDIAFTAWSLDSWKRELWDLCDIGVPWFDREANDAVLFGFLTAWLLGEYAAQSEEPPHIVAHFHEWLAGLGLVLCRHRQLPVATIFTTHATLLGRYLCAGSVDFYNKLSEFNLDKEAGDRQIYHRYCLERAAAHCAHVFTTVSQITAIEAEHLLKRAPDIVTPNGLNVKKFSAVHEFQNLHAQSKNRIQEFVRGHFYGHLDFNLDKCLFLFIAGRYEFSNKGADIFLEALARLNYLLRVNHSDVTVIAFFIMPARTNNFNVETLKGQAVRKQLWDTAQTVKERFGKKLYESLLVGQLPDVSKILDKEDLTIMKRAIFATQRQCQPPICTHNMLEDSSDPILNCVRRIGLFNSSADRVKIIFHPEFLSSTSPLLPMDYEEFVRGCHLGVFPSYYEPWGYTPAECTVMGIPSISTNLSGFGCFMEEHIADPSAYGIYILDRRYRGVDESCNQLTSFLFQFCKQSRRQRIIQRNRTERLSDLLDWRYLGRYYISARHMALAKAFPADYMYELHEPSSTSGFRYPRPASVPPSPALSRHSSPRHSEGEDNDEERYDEDLEAEKDRVNIRQPTALPFKNKSSVVLGANGNGGFVKN, encoded by the exons atgccgctGGCTCGCAGCCTCTCTGTCACGTCCCTCTCCGGGATGGAGGATTGGGACGAGGAGTTTGATTTGGAGGACGCTGTTCTTTTTGAAATCGCATGGGAGGTCGCTAACAAAG TTGGAGGCATTTACACCGTCATCCAGACCAAAGCCCGTCTGACCGCAGAGGAATGGGGGGAGAACTATTTCCTGGTGGGCCCTTACGTGGAGAGCAACGTGCGCACTCAGGTGGAGCTGATCGAGCCCACCAACCCCGTGCTGAAGAGAACCATTGACAAGATGAACTCCAGTGGGTGTAAG GTCTACTTTGGGCGCTGGCTCATCGAGGGCAGTCCCTACGTTGTTCTGATCGACATCGCGTTTACCGCCTGGTCCCTCGACAGCTGGAAGAGGGAACTGTGGGACCTGTGTGACATCGGCGTACCGTGGTTCGACCGCGAGGCCAACGACGCCGTGCTGTTTGGCTTCCTGACCGCCTGGCTTCTGGGAGAG TATGCGGCCCAGAGCGAGGAGCCCCCGCACATCGTGGCCCATTTCCACGAGTGGCTGGCTGGCCTGGGCTTAGTGTTGTGCAGACACAGGCAGCTGCCCGTCGCAACCATCTTCACCACTCATGCCACGCTGCTGGGACGATACCTGTGTGCCGGGAGTGTGGACTTCTACAACAAACTCTCAGAG TTCAACCTGGACAAGGAAGCAGGCGACAGACAGATTTACCACCGCTACTGTTTGGAGCGGGCGGCGGCCCACTGCGCTCACGTCTTCACCACAGTGTCACAGATCACGGCCATCGAGGCGGAGCACCTGCTCAAGAGGGCACCAG ACATCGTCACTCCCAATGGGCTCAACGTGAAGAAGTTCTCCGCCGTGCACGAGTTTCAAAACCTCCACGCCCAGAGCAAGAATCGCATTCAGGAGTTTGTCCGGGGACACTTCTACGG GCACCTCGACTTCAACCTGGACAAGTGTTTGTTCCTCTTCATTGCTGGAAGGTACGAGTTCTCCAACAAAGGAGCCGACATCTTCTTGGAAGCTTTAGCCAGACTCAACTATCTTCTGAGG GTCAATCACAGTGACGTGACCGTGATCGCGTTCTTCATCATGCCAGCTCGGACAAACAACTTCAACGTGGAGACCTTGAAGGGCCAAGCGGTCAGGAAACAACTCTG GGACACCGCTCAGACCGTGAAGGAACGTTTCGGAAAGAAACTTTATGAATCACTTCTAGT TGGGCAGCTGCCAGACGTGTCCAAGATCCTGGACAAAGAAGATTTGACAATAATGAAACGCGCCATCTTCGCGACCCAGAGGCAGTGCCAGCCTCCAATCTGCACCCACAACATGCTGGAGGACAGCAGCGACCCCATCCTCAACTGCGTCCGCCGCATCGGCCTCTTCAACAGCTCCGCTGACCGCGTCAAG aTCATCTTCCATCCGGAGTTCCTCTCGTCCACCTCTCCTCTACTTCCAATGGATTACGAGGAGTTTGTAAGAGGCTGCCACCTTGGCGTCTTCCCCTCTTACTACGAGCCGTGGGGCTACACGCCTG CTGAGTGCACAGTCATGGGAATTCCATCAATCTCCACTAACCTGTCGGGCTTTGGCTGTTTCATGGAAGAGCACATAGCAGACCCCTCCGCATACG GCATCTACATCCTGGACCGCCGGTATCGGGGGGTCGACGAGTCGTGTAATCAGCTCACGTCCTTCCTGTTCCAGTTTTGCAAGCAGAGCCGGCGCCAGCGGATCATCCAGAGGAACCGGACGGAGCGTCTGAGCGATCTTTTGGACTGGAGATATCTCGGCAGG TATTATATATCTGCCCGTCACATGGCTCTGGCCAAAGCCTTCCCTGCTGATTACATGTATGAACTTCATGAGCCCTCCTCA ACCTCAGGTTTCCGTTACCCTCGACCAGCCTCTGtgcctccctctccagctctgTCCCGCCATTCCTCCCCCCGTCACAGCGAGGGTGAGGACAACGACGAAGAGCGCTACGACGAGGACCTGGAGGCAGAAAAGGACCGGGTAAACATCCGCCAGCCCACCGCTCTGCCATTCAAAAATAAGTCTTCAGTTGTCCTGGGGGCCAATGGAAATGGCGGTTTTGTGAAAAACTGA
- the aspdh gene encoding aspartate dehydrogenase domain-containing protein isoform X1: protein MINYDLSESDFALCFPSSPEVGVRLLFFMLVVTKLCLGLGLSVLCSFPSTSPLSVKDMDTSSFPQRIGVVGYGHLGKYLVERILKDGDALGLTLAFVWNRNSDKLKGFVPDELILGDLSSFADRRCDVIVEVCHPRIVREFGFLFLSQSHFMAGSPSALSDPDLNQKLRQAARLHSRTLYVPSGALWGGQDIQRLNDSGALKALFIRMSKHPSCFRLTGDVLSDWTEEEGRRVLFGGSVAELCPLAPNNVNTMAAAAVAAGTLGFAGVRGEIVSDTALRDHHVVEVEVTGTNGFSVHTVRRNPAELGAVTGSATYNSFWNSLLACKGHGGRVYLC from the exons ATGATTAACTACGACCTCTCTGAGTCAGACTTTGCACTGTGCTTTCCCTCCAGTCCTGAAGTCGGGGTCCGGCTGTTGTTCTTCATGTTGGTGGTAACAAAGCTCTGCTTGGGTTTGGGACTGTCAG TTTTATGTTCTTTTCCCAGCACATCTCCTCTGTCAGTAAAGGACATGGATACCAGCTCGTTCCCTCAAAGGATTGGAGTTGTAGGCTACGGGCATCTAG GGAAGTACCTGGTCGAGAGGATCCTTAAAGATGGAGATGCTCTCGGTCTTACTTTGGCTTTTGTATGGAACAGAAATTCTGACAAGCTCAAAGGTTTTGTTCCCGATGAACTGATACTTGGGGACCTATCGTCGTTTGCAGacag GCGATGTGATGTGATTGTCGAGGTGTGCCATCCTCGTATAGTAAGAGAATTTGGCTTTCTCTTCCTGTCTCAGTCTCATTTCATG GCGGGCTCTCCTTCGGCCCTTTCTGATCCTGATCTGAACCAGAAGCTGCGCCAGGCGGCTCGGCTGCACAGCAGGACCCTCTACGTCCCCAGCGGTGCATTGTGGGGAGGCCAGGACATCCAGAGGCTGAATGACAGCGGAGCCTTGAAG GCTCTGTTCATAAGAATGTCCAAGCACCCTTCCTGCTTCCGGCTGACCGGAGACGTCCTCTCCGATTGGACGGAGGAAGAGGGCCGGCGGGTCTTGTTCGGGGGCTCGGTGGCGGAGTTGTGCCCGCTCGCTCCCAACAACGTCAACACCATGGCGGCAGCAGCGGTTGCAGCAGGGACGCTCGGCTTCGCGGGTGTTCGCGGAGAGATCGTGTCCGACACGGC GTTGCGTGACCATcacgtggtggaggtggaggtgaccGGGACAAATGGCTTTTCGGTGCACACGGTGAGGAGGAATCCGGCCGAGCTCGGAGCTGTAACCGGCAGTGCAACGTACAACTCCTTCTGGAATAGTTTGCTAG ctTGCAAAGGTCACGGGGGTCGAGTTTACTTGTGCTGA
- the aspdh gene encoding aspartate dehydrogenase domain-containing protein isoform X2, which produces MDTSSFPQRIGVVGYGHLGKYLVERILKDGDALGLTLAFVWNRNSDKLKGFVPDELILGDLSSFADRRCDVIVEVCHPRIVREFGFLFLSQSHFMAGSPSALSDPDLNQKLRQAARLHSRTLYVPSGALWGGQDIQRLNDSGALKALFIRMSKHPSCFRLTGDVLSDWTEEEGRRVLFGGSVAELCPLAPNNVNTMAAAAVAAGTLGFAGVRGEIVSDTALRDHHVVEVEVTGTNGFSVHTVRRNPAELGAVTGSATYNSFWNSLLACKGHGGRVYLC; this is translated from the exons ATGGATACCAGCTCGTTCCCTCAAAGGATTGGAGTTGTAGGCTACGGGCATCTAG GGAAGTACCTGGTCGAGAGGATCCTTAAAGATGGAGATGCTCTCGGTCTTACTTTGGCTTTTGTATGGAACAGAAATTCTGACAAGCTCAAAGGTTTTGTTCCCGATGAACTGATACTTGGGGACCTATCGTCGTTTGCAGacag GCGATGTGATGTGATTGTCGAGGTGTGCCATCCTCGTATAGTAAGAGAATTTGGCTTTCTCTTCCTGTCTCAGTCTCATTTCATG GCGGGCTCTCCTTCGGCCCTTTCTGATCCTGATCTGAACCAGAAGCTGCGCCAGGCGGCTCGGCTGCACAGCAGGACCCTCTACGTCCCCAGCGGTGCATTGTGGGGAGGCCAGGACATCCAGAGGCTGAATGACAGCGGAGCCTTGAAG GCTCTGTTCATAAGAATGTCCAAGCACCCTTCCTGCTTCCGGCTGACCGGAGACGTCCTCTCCGATTGGACGGAGGAAGAGGGCCGGCGGGTCTTGTTCGGGGGCTCGGTGGCGGAGTTGTGCCCGCTCGCTCCCAACAACGTCAACACCATGGCGGCAGCAGCGGTTGCAGCAGGGACGCTCGGCTTCGCGGGTGTTCGCGGAGAGATCGTGTCCGACACGGC GTTGCGTGACCATcacgtggtggaggtggaggtgaccGGGACAAATGGCTTTTCGGTGCACACGGTGAGGAGGAATCCGGCCGAGCTCGGAGCTGTAACCGGCAGTGCAACGTACAACTCCTTCTGGAATAGTTTGCTAG ctTGCAAAGGTCACGGGGGTCGAGTTTACTTGTGCTGA
- the tmem86b gene encoding lysoplasmalogenase encodes MDILETDAFDRRRRRNMSCALLLSLLPFFLSAALFFYLWTPDSTASVMSAGVKSAPVLLLAAAVLSWNGGQSVLGVAGGLIFSAVGDCCLVWPDLFLHGMAAFAVAHLLYSFTFLSSRYSAYSSSSSIWIRSLYLILFMFGGGFYIYMYPFLQKAPDSGVLLPAVGVYIVLIVLMGSLAIRTHNMATLFGSLAFMVSDLSLALQVFKVTAPMEHGNAVVMVTYYLAQLLIAVGDVNAVIYNDDIAKWKRS; translated from the exons ATGGACATCCTTGAGACAGACGCCTTCGACAGGCGGCGGAGGAGAAACATG TCCtgtgctctcctcctctctctcctgcccTTCTTTTTGTCCGCAGCTCTGTTCTTCTACCTGTGGACACCTGACTCAACTGCATCCGTCATGTCTGCAGGTGTCAAATCAGCACCGGTGCTCCTACTGGCTGCAGCAGTGCTAAGCTGGAATGGAGGTCAGAGCGTCCTTGGTGTGGCGGGAGGATTGATATTCTCTGCTGTTGGGGACTGCTGCTTGGTGTGGCCTGATCTTTTTCTGCATG GAATGGCTGCATTCGCCGTGGCTCACCTGCTGTACTCATTCACCTTCCTCTCCAGTCGCTATTCGGCAtattcctcttcctcgtccatCTGGATTCGTTCTCTGTATCTGATCCTGTTCATGTTTGGAGGAGGTTTCTACATCTACATGTATCCGTTCCTGCAGAAGGCGCCAGACTCCGGTGTGCTGCTCCCAGCTGTTGGTGTGTACATTGTCTTGATTGTTCTGATGGGGTCACTGGCGATCAGAACCCACAACATGGCCACGCTGTTCGGAAGTTTGGCCTTCATGGTGTCTGACCTGTCGCTGGCTCTGCAAGTTTTCAAAGTGACCGCACCAATGGAGCATGGTAAcgctgttgtcatggtaacataTTATTTGGCACAGCTGCTGATCGCTGTGGGCGATGTTAATGCAGTGATCTACAACGACGACATTGCAAAATGGAAGAGGTCCTAA
- the hspbp1 gene encoding hsp70-binding protein 1, whose translation MADDKPAKRYPQNLQGVLRLAVDAGSAAEGHEPVEPMSEERKLWLREALAEVCKGQMDEVEKIKQCLAVLRQEGMSEAAREGDDEKDGDDRETAFEILSELCENLDNARDLMTLGGLQLCTSHYLCHAQSGLRWRAAQLIASSAQNMPEVQVHLFTIGALPKLLQLTDSDPDPTVRVKALYAVSCLIREQEAVLQAFLSHDGVSVLMRAMQSDIEKLRTKSAFLLVNLLTSHPEQKDPAVSMGMVQQLVSILRTPHSPLHEHVLGALCCLVEDCPQGLKDCKNPALGLKELLRQRSGELQGKEESQEELDFCERMRLLCFHGQQLDDNGMDR comes from the exons ATGGCAGATGACAAACCGGCAAAGAGATATCCGCAGAACCTCCAGGGCGTCCTGCGGCTGGCGGTGGATGCTGGATCCGCCGCAGAGGGACATGAGCCCGTTGAGCCCATGTCGGAGGAG AGGAAATTGTGGCTGAGAGAGGCTCTAGCAGAAGTCTGCAAAGGGCAGATGGATGAAGTGGAGAAGATCAAGCAGTGCTTGGCCGTCTTACGCCAGGAGGGAATGAGTGAAGCGGCGAGGGAAGGAGACGACGAGAAGGATGGAGATGATCGAGAAACAGCCTTTGAGATCCTGTCCGAGTTGTGTGAGAACCTGGACAATGCGAGAG ATCTAATGACTCTTGGTGGACTGCAACTGTGTACCTCCCACTATCTGTGCCACGCACAAAGTGGACTGAGGTGGCGCGCTGCGCAGCTCATCGCTTCCTCTGCTCAGAACATGCCGGAGGTGCAGGTCCACCTGTTCACCATCGGGGCGCTCCcaaagctgctgcagctgacGGACTCAGACCCCGACCCCACCGTCCGAGTAAAAGCCCTTTATGCTGTGTCGT GTCTGATTCGGGAGCAGGAGGCCGTACTCCAGGCGTTCCTGTCTCACGATGGCGTCTCGGTGCTGATGCGAGCCATGCAATCTGACATCGAGAAGCTCAGGACCAAGTCAGCATTCCTTCTGGTCAACCTGCTGACGTCACATCCAGAACAGAAAG ACCCAGCGGTCTCCATGGGTATGGTGCAGCAGCTGGTATCTATTTTGCGCACACCACACTCCCCTCTTCACGAACATGTGCTTGGCGCCCTTTGCTG TCTGGTGGAAGACTGTCCACAGGGTCTTAAGGACTGCAAGAATCCTGCTCTGGGTCTGAAGGAGTTACTCAGACAGCGGTCAGGAGAGCTACAAGGAAAAGAAGAGAGTCAG GAAGAACTGGACTTCTGTGAGCGCATGAGGCTCCTCTGTTTCCACGGGCAACAGTTGGACGACAATGGGATGGATCGCTGA
- the tufm gene encoding elongation factor Tu, mitochondrial, with amino-acid sequence MAALLGLRACFSALQLSSPSLLHSSFKLCAVPLSRRTFAAEAKKTYSREKPHVNIGTIGHVDHGKTTLTAAITKVLAEAGGANFKKYEDIDNAPEEKARGITINASHVEYTTANRHYAHTDCPGHADYVKNMITGTAQMDGCILVVAATDGQMPQTREHLLLARQIGIEHVVVFINKADAVEDKEMVELVEIEIRELLTEFGYDGENTPVVVGSALCALENREPELGVNAVMNLLEVVDSYIPLPKRELEKPFLLPIEGVYSIPGRGTVVTGTMERGIIKKGDECEFVGHNRSFKSVVTGIEMFHKSLDRAEAGDNLGALVRGLKREDLRRGMVLCKPGSIKPHQNIKAQVYVLSKEEGGRHKPFVTNFMPVMFSLTWDMACGVTLPKDKEMVMPGEDTALMLTLRQPMVVEKGQRFTLRDGNKTIGTGLVTELLSNVDDQFNWG; translated from the exons ATGGCGGCGCTTCTGGGACTGCGCGCATGTTTCTCCG CCCTTCAGCTGTCCTCGCCGAGCCTCCTGCACAGCTCCTTCAAACTG TGTGCTGTGCCCCTGAGTCGGCGGACCTTTGCTGCAGAGGCCAAGAAGACGTACAGCAGGGAAAAACCCCACGTCAACATCGGAACAATTGGTCACGTTGATCACGGCAAGACAACCCTGACCGCAGCCATCACAAAAG TGCTGGCTGAGGCTGGTGGTGCCAACTTTAAAAAGTATGAGGACATTGACAATGCCCCGGAGGAGAAGGCTAGAGGGATCACCATCAACGCTTCTCATGTAGAATACACCACAGCCAACAGACATTACGCTCACACGGACTGTCCTGGTCATGCTGACTACGTTAAG aACATGATAACTGGCACAGCCCAGATGGACGGCTGCATCCTCGTGGTGGCGGCCACCGACGGCCAGATGCCCCAGACGCGAGAGCATCTCCTGCTGGCGAGGCAGATTGGCATCGAGCACGTGGTGGTTTTCATCAACAAGGCCGACGCCGTGGAGGATAAGGAGatggtggagctggtggagatCGAGATCCGCGAGCTGCTTACAGAGTTTGGCTACGATGGCGAGAACACGCCTGTCGTGGTGGGCTCGGCCCTCTGTGCCCTGGAG AACAGAGAACCTGAACTAGGCGTAAATGCAGTGATGAATCTGCTGGAGGTTGTGGATTCTTACATCCCTCTCCCCAAACGAGAGCTCGAAAAACCGTTTCTTCTGCCCATTGAAGGGGTCTATTCAATCCCAG GCCGAGGTACCGTGGTGACCGGCACTATGGAGAGGGGAATCATCAAGAAAGGAGACGAGTGTGAGTTTGTGGGCCACAATCGCAGCTTCAAGTCAGTAGTTACAG GTATTGAGATGTTCCACAAGTCTCTGGACCGGGCTGAAGCTGGAGATAACCTGGGTGCTCTGGTCCGAGGACTAAAGAGGGAGGACCTAAGGAGAGGGATGGTGTTGTGCAAACCCGGATCCATCAAGCCACATCAGAACATCAAGGCCCAG GTGTATGTCCTGAgtaaggaggagggaggcagacaCAAACCGTTCGTCACCAACTTCATGCCCGTCATGTTCTCTCTAACCTGGGACATGGCCTGTGGAGTCACTCTGCCCAAGGACAAG GAAATGGTGATGCCTGGCGAGGACACGGCCCTGATGCTCACGCTCCGCCAGCCGATGGTGGTGGAGAAAGGCCAGAGGTTCACCCTGAGAGACGGAAACAAGACCATCGGCACCGGCCTGGTCACAGAACTCCTGTCGAATGTCGATGACCAGTTTAACTGGGGCTGA